One genomic region from Microcella humidisoli encodes:
- a CDS encoding heme o synthase, with protein sequence MDTALDHAVTTRPRSIRRTLSAYIALTKPRVIELLLVTTAPVMILAADGLPSIWLVLATLVGGALSAGSAGAFNMYIDRDIDRVMNRTKNRPLVTGEVSDRAALVFAYTIGVISIVWLGLTTNWLAAALSLGAIVFYVVIYTLVLKRRTEQNIIWGGIAGCFPVLIGWTAVTGSLDWPPVILFLVVFLWTPPHYWPLSMKYREDYAAADVPMLAVMRDRATVGVQVILYAWATVAASLLLIPIAPMGALYTAVALIAGGWFIVESHRLHSRAVRGLEAAPMRVFHASITYLTLLFVAVGIDPLLPF encoded by the coding sequence ATGGATACCGCTCTCGATCACGCCGTCACGACGCGACCGCGAAGCATCCGACGCACCCTCTCGGCCTACATCGCCCTGACCAAGCCGCGGGTCATCGAGCTGCTGCTCGTCACGACCGCGCCCGTCATGATCCTCGCGGCCGACGGTCTTCCGAGCATCTGGCTCGTGCTCGCCACCCTCGTGGGCGGTGCGCTCTCGGCCGGATCGGCCGGCGCCTTCAACATGTACATCGACCGCGATATCGATCGCGTCATGAACCGCACCAAGAACCGCCCGCTCGTCACCGGCGAGGTCTCCGACCGTGCGGCGCTCGTGTTCGCCTACACGATCGGCGTGATCTCGATCGTCTGGCTCGGGCTCACGACGAACTGGCTCGCCGCCGCGCTCTCGCTCGGTGCGATCGTCTTCTACGTCGTGATCTACACGCTCGTGCTCAAACGCCGCACGGAGCAGAACATCATCTGGGGCGGCATTGCCGGATGCTTCCCCGTGCTCATCGGCTGGACGGCGGTGACCGGCTCGCTCGACTGGCCGCCGGTCATCCTCTTCCTCGTCGTGTTCCTATGGACCCCGCCGCACTACTGGCCGCTGTCGATGAAGTACCGCGAAGACTACGCGGCGGCCGACGTGCCCATGCTCGCGGTCATGCGGGATCGGGCGACGGTCGGCGTCCAGGTCATCCTGTACGCGTGGGCGACGGTCGCGGCATCCCTGCTGCTCATCCCGATCGCGCCGATGGGCGCGCTGTACACCGCGGTCGCGCTCATCGCGGGCGGATGGTTCATCGTCGAGAGCCACCGTCTGCACAGTCGAGCGGTGCGGGGGCTCGAAGCGGCTCCGATGCGGGTGTTCCACGCGAGCATCACGTACCTCACACTGCTCTTCGTGGCCGTGGGCATCGACCCACTGCTGCCGTTCTAG
- the tkt gene encoding transketolase: MTDLTWDDLDRRAVDTARLLAADAVEKVGNGHPGTAMSLAPVAYLLHQKVMQHDPSDPHWLGRDRFILSAGHSSLTQYVQLYLGGYGLELDDLKALRTWGSKTPGHPEFGHTDGVEITTGPLGQGLASAVGFAYAARFERGLLDPQTPAGESVFDHHVYVIAGDGDIQEGVTSEAGSLAGHQQLGNLIAIYDSNQISIEDDTNIAFTEDVAARYAAYGWHVQTVDWKKTGEYVEDVQALHAALEAAKAETSRPSLVIVKTIIGWPAPTKQNTGKIHGSALGGDELTATKRVMGFDPDEHFAVADEVIAHTRLAVERGRERRAAWDSRFDAWSAANPDKKALLDRMLARELPADLEAALPVFEGGTSVSTRAASGKVINAIAGVLPEFWGGSADLAESNLTTIAGGGSFAPSEHSTHEWSANPYGRVLHFGIREHAMGAILNGIALHGRTRVFGGTFLIFSDYMRPAVRLAALMNVPVTYVWTHDSVALGEDGPTHQPIEQLASLRAIPGLAIVRPADANETAHAWKAVLERRSPAGIALTRQNIPVFERGTGIASGDELAAAHHVAKGAYVLAEAANGSPDVILIATGSEVAVAMDARTQLAEHGIHARVVSAPCLEWFDEQSAEYRESVLPSSVTARVSVEAGLALSWHRYVGDRGRSVSIEHFGASADYQTLFREFGITPEAVVAAARESIAAH, encoded by the coding sequence ATGACCGACCTGACCTGGGACGACCTGGACCGCCGCGCCGTCGACACCGCCCGACTGCTCGCCGCCGATGCTGTCGAGAAGGTCGGCAACGGCCACCCCGGCACCGCGATGTCGCTGGCCCCCGTCGCGTACCTCTTGCACCAGAAGGTGATGCAGCACGACCCGAGCGACCCGCACTGGCTCGGTCGCGACCGCTTCATCCTCTCGGCGGGCCACAGCTCGCTCACGCAGTACGTGCAGCTGTACCTGGGTGGATACGGGCTCGAGCTCGACGACCTCAAGGCGCTGCGCACCTGGGGCTCGAAGACCCCCGGCCACCCGGAGTTCGGCCACACCGACGGCGTGGAGATCACGACCGGTCCGCTCGGCCAGGGACTGGCATCGGCGGTCGGCTTCGCCTACGCCGCGCGCTTCGAGCGCGGCCTGCTCGACCCGCAGACACCCGCGGGCGAGAGCGTCTTCGACCACCACGTGTACGTCATCGCCGGTGACGGCGACATTCAGGAGGGTGTGACGAGCGAAGCGGGCTCGCTCGCCGGCCACCAGCAGCTCGGCAACCTCATCGCGATCTACGACTCGAACCAGATCTCGATCGAAGACGACACGAACATCGCCTTCACCGAAGACGTCGCCGCGCGCTACGCCGCCTACGGCTGGCACGTGCAGACCGTCGACTGGAAGAAGACCGGCGAGTACGTCGAAGACGTGCAGGCCCTGCACGCCGCGCTCGAGGCGGCGAAGGCAGAGACCTCGCGCCCGAGCCTCGTGATCGTCAAGACGATCATCGGCTGGCCCGCCCCGACGAAGCAGAACACCGGCAAGATCCACGGTTCGGCACTCGGCGGCGACGAGCTCACCGCGACCAAGCGCGTCATGGGCTTCGACCCCGACGAGCACTTCGCCGTCGCCGACGAGGTGATTGCGCACACGCGCCTCGCCGTCGAGCGCGGGCGTGAGCGTCGCGCGGCGTGGGATTCTCGTTTCGACGCGTGGTCCGCCGCGAACCCCGACAAGAAGGCGTTGCTGGACCGGATGCTCGCGCGCGAGCTCCCCGCCGACCTCGAGGCCGCGCTGCCGGTGTTCGAGGGCGGCACGAGCGTGTCGACCCGCGCTGCCAGCGGCAAGGTCATCAACGCGATCGCGGGCGTGCTGCCCGAGTTCTGGGGCGGGTCGGCCGACCTCGCCGAGTCGAACCTCACGACGATCGCGGGCGGCGGCTCCTTCGCCCCGAGCGAGCACTCGACGCACGAGTGGTCGGCGAACCCCTACGGGCGCGTGCTGCACTTCGGCATCCGCGAGCACGCCATGGGCGCGATCCTCAACGGCATCGCGCTGCACGGTCGCACCCGCGTCTTCGGCGGCACCTTCCTGATCTTCAGCGACTACATGCGCCCCGCCGTGCGCCTCGCCGCGCTCATGAACGTGCCGGTCACCTACGTCTGGACCCACGACTCGGTCGCCCTCGGCGAGGACGGACCGACGCACCAGCCGATCGAGCAGCTCGCGTCGCTGCGCGCGATCCCGGGTCTCGCGATCGTGCGCCCGGCCGACGCCAACGAGACCGCGCACGCGTGGAAGGCGGTGCTCGAGCGCCGCTCCCCCGCGGGGATCGCTCTCACGCGCCAGAACATCCCCGTGTTCGAGCGCGGCACCGGCATCGCCTCGGGCGACGAGCTCGCGGCGGCGCACCACGTCGCGAAGGGCGCCTACGTGCTCGCCGAGGCGGCCAACGGCTCTCCCGACGTGATCCTCATCGCGACGGGCTCCGAGGTCGCGGTGGCGATGGATGCGCGCACGCAGCTCGCGGAGCACGGCATCCACGCCCGCGTCGTGTCGGCCCCGTGCCTCGAGTGGTTCGACGAGCAGAGCGCCGAGTACCGCGAGTCGGTGCTGCCGTCATCGGTGACGGCGCGCGTCTCGGTCGAGGCCGGCCTCGCCCTGAGCTGGCACCGCTACGTCGGCGACCGCGGCCGCTCGGTGTCGATCGAGCACTTCGGTGCCTCGGCCGACTACCAGACGCTGTTCCGCGAGTTCGGCATCACTCCCGAGGCCGTCGTCGCCGCCGCGCGCGAGAGCATCGCAGCCCACTGA
- the tal gene encoding transaldolase, producing the protein MSATPTAQLSDLGVSIWLDDLSRDRITSGGLAALITERDVVGVTTNPTIFAAALATGTTYDDQVRELAAAGVDVTRAVFEITTDDVAAASDIFASVYGSTGGQDGRVSIEVEPGLAHDAAGTIAQAQQLWKKVGRPNAMIKIPATVEGLEAITETIAAGISVNVTLIFSLDRHRAVIDAYLAGLEKAHAAGIDLSTIHSVASFFVSRVDTEIDKRLVEIGTPEALALKSKAGIANARLAYEVFEQAFATERAAALLAAGANAQRPLWASTGVKDPSLPDTLYVTELAVGRTVNTMPEKTLQATFDHGIIAGDAVTGSYDEARGVLAALDALGISYDEVTALLEKEGVEKFIVSWNELLDTVSAALEAAR; encoded by the coding sequence ATGAGTGCCACCCCCACCGCCCAGCTGAGCGACCTCGGCGTCAGCATCTGGCTCGACGACCTGTCGCGCGATCGCATCACGTCGGGCGGTCTCGCCGCCCTCATCACCGAGCGAGACGTCGTCGGCGTCACGACGAACCCCACGATCTTCGCCGCCGCGCTCGCGACGGGCACGACCTACGACGACCAGGTGCGCGAGCTCGCGGCCGCGGGTGTCGATGTCACGCGTGCCGTCTTTGAGATCACGACGGACGACGTGGCTGCCGCGAGCGACATCTTCGCCTCGGTCTACGGTTCGACCGGCGGCCAGGACGGCCGCGTCTCGATCGAGGTCGAGCCGGGTCTGGCTCACGATGCCGCGGGCACGATCGCCCAGGCGCAGCAGCTCTGGAAGAAGGTCGGCCGCCCCAACGCGATGATCAAGATTCCGGCGACGGTCGAGGGCCTCGAGGCCATCACCGAGACGATCGCCGCGGGCATCAGCGTCAATGTGACGCTGATCTTCAGCCTCGACCGCCACCGCGCCGTCATCGACGCCTACCTCGCCGGGCTCGAGAAGGCGCACGCCGCCGGCATCGACCTCTCGACGATCCACTCGGTCGCATCGTTCTTTGTCTCGCGCGTCGACACCGAGATCGACAAGCGGCTCGTCGAGATCGGCACTCCCGAGGCGCTCGCCCTCAAGAGCAAAGCCGGCATCGCGAACGCACGCCTCGCCTACGAGGTCTTCGAGCAGGCCTTCGCAACCGAGCGCGCCGCGGCGCTGCTGGCTGCCGGCGCGAACGCGCAGCGCCCGCTCTGGGCCTCGACGGGGGTCAAGGACCCGAGCCTTCCCGACACCCTCTACGTCACCGAGCTCGCCGTCGGCCGCACGGTCAACACCATGCCCGAGAAGACCCTGCAGGCGACCTTCGACCACGGCATCATCGCGGGCGACGCCGTCACGGGCAGCTACGACGAGGCGCGCGGCGTGCTCGCCGCGCTCGATGCACTCGGCATCTCGTACGACGAGGTGACCGCGCTGCTCGAGAAGGAGGGCGTCGAGAAGTTCATCGTCAGCTGGAACGAGCTGCTCGACACCGTCAGCGCCGCTCTCGAGGCTGCACGATGA
- a CDS encoding glucose-6-phosphate isomerase, with product MTLTVAARGDAQRAIDAQVPALVEHLVASRITAGDSTLWGPAAEAEASIRLGWTQAVSVSRPLVAEIVALREQLVERGISRIVLCGMGGSSLAPEVITRTAGVPLVVLDSTDPGQVATALGEHLGHTAVVVSSKSGSTVETDSQKRSFEAAFRDAGIDPAERIVIVTDPGSPLEQASLAAGYRVFTADPTVGGRYSALTAFGLVPSGLAGVDLDALLDEAEAASLPLAVDSASNPGLQLGAAIAGTVPLRDKLVIVADGTHIVGLGDWVEQLIAESTGKDGRGVLPVVVGIDAPELTSGAADVQVVRLVADARATREVADGEIELSGSLGAHLLTWQYATAVAGVLLGINPFDQPDVESAKVAARGLLDARPEPLAAQFADGGIEVVGPASLLGGASTVADAVRALEAALPDGGYVAVQAYLDRIAHPELEAVRHLIAARTGRPVTFGWGPRFLHSTGQYHKGGPARGVFLQVTGTLADDLAIPDRPFTYGQLIAAQAAGDAAVLAEKGMPVVTLRVRDADGIAAIIAALS from the coding sequence ATGACTCTCACGGTCGCGGCGCGCGGCGACGCGCAGCGTGCCATCGACGCGCAGGTTCCCGCGCTCGTCGAGCACCTCGTGGCGAGCCGCATCACGGCGGGCGACAGCACGCTCTGGGGCCCGGCCGCCGAAGCCGAGGCCAGCATTCGCCTCGGCTGGACCCAGGCTGTCTCGGTGTCGCGCCCCCTTGTGGCGGAGATTGTCGCTCTGCGCGAGCAGCTCGTCGAGCGCGGCATCTCCCGCATCGTGCTGTGCGGCATGGGCGGCTCGTCGCTGGCCCCCGAGGTCATCACCCGCACGGCGGGGGTGCCGCTCGTCGTGCTCGACTCGACCGACCCGGGCCAGGTCGCGACCGCCCTGGGCGAGCACCTCGGCCACACGGCCGTCGTCGTCTCGTCCAAGTCGGGCTCGACCGTCGAGACCGACAGCCAGAAGCGCAGCTTCGAGGCCGCGTTCCGCGACGCGGGCATCGACCCGGCGGAGCGCATCGTCATCGTCACCGACCCCGGCTCGCCCCTCGAGCAGGCGTCGCTCGCGGCGGGCTACCGCGTGTTCACCGCCGACCCGACCGTGGGGGGCCGCTACTCGGCGCTCACGGCCTTCGGTCTCGTACCCTCCGGACTCGCGGGCGTCGATCTGGATGCCCTGCTCGACGAGGCCGAGGCGGCGAGCCTTCCGCTCGCCGTCGACAGCGCCTCGAACCCGGGCCTGCAGCTGGGTGCCGCGATCGCCGGCACCGTACCGCTGCGCGACAAGCTCGTGATCGTTGCCGACGGCACCCACATCGTCGGCCTCGGCGACTGGGTCGAGCAGCTCATCGCCGAATCGACCGGCAAGGACGGTCGCGGAGTTCTGCCCGTCGTCGTCGGCATCGATGCGCCCGAGCTCACGAGCGGCGCTGCGGATGTGCAGGTCGTGCGCCTCGTCGCGGACGCGCGCGCGACGCGCGAGGTCGCCGACGGCGAGATCGAGCTCTCCGGCTCGCTCGGGGCGCACCTGCTGACCTGGCAGTACGCCACGGCGGTCGCCGGCGTGCTGCTCGGCATCAACCCCTTCGATCAACCCGATGTGGAGTCGGCCAAGGTCGCCGCGCGCGGACTGCTCGACGCCCGGCCCGAACCGCTCGCGGCGCAGTTCGCCGACGGCGGCATCGAGGTCGTCGGGCCCGCGTCGCTGCTCGGTGGAGCATCCACCGTCGCCGATGCCGTCCGTGCCCTCGAAGCGGCGCTGCCCGACGGCGGGTACGTGGCCGTGCAGGCCTACCTCGACCGTATCGCCCACCCCGAGCTCGAGGCCGTGCGGCACCTCATCGCCGCCCGCACGGGACGCCCGGTGACCTTCGGGTGGGGGCCGCGCTTCCTGCATTCGACGGGCCAGTACCACAAGGGCGGCCCCGCGCGCGGGGTGTTCCTGCAGGTCACCGGAACGCTCGCCGATGACCTGGCGATCCCCGATCGCCCCTTCACCTATGGTCAGCTCATCGCCGCCCAGGCAGCGGGAGATGCCGCCGTGCTCGCCGAGAAGGGGATGCCCGTCGTCACCCTGCGCGTGCGCGACGCCGACGGCATCGCCGCGATCATCGCCGCGCTCTCCTGA
- the zwf gene encoding glucose-6-phosphate dehydrogenase, which yields MAPVAIARDSNPLRSPDDRRLNRIAGPSGLIIFGVTGDLSRKKLMPAVYDLANRGLLPPGFALVGFARRDWETQDFEQVVHDAVKQYARTPFQEDVWKQLASGIRFVSGDFDDDDAFARLTETLAELDRERGTMGNHAFYLSIPPKSFPLVTEQLRRSGLAEAQAGEWRRVVIEKPFGSDLTSARELNDVVESVFPPDSVFRIDHYLGKETVQNILALRFANMMYEPIWNANYVDHVQITMAEDIGVGGRAGYYDGIGAARDVIQNHLLQLLALTAMEEPVSFDAADLRAEKEKVLSAVRLPKDLATGTARGQYASGWQGGEWVAGFLEEDGMNPASVTETYAAMRLDINTRRWAGVPFYLRAGKRLGRRVTEIAVVFKRAPQYLFAEAQTSALGQNALVIRVQPDEGVTIRFGSKVPGAGMQVRDVTMDFGYGHAFTEASPEAYERLILDVLLGDPPLFPRHEEVELSWKILDPIEEFWATQGAPEQYAPGTWGPQSADDLLARDGRVWRRP from the coding sequence ATGGCCCCGGTCGCCATCGCCCGCGACAGCAACCCGCTGCGCTCCCCCGATGATCGTCGGCTCAACCGCATCGCCGGTCCCAGCGGACTCATCATCTTCGGTGTCACGGGAGACCTCTCGCGCAAGAAGCTCATGCCGGCGGTCTACGACCTCGCCAACCGCGGGCTGCTGCCGCCCGGCTTCGCCCTCGTCGGGTTCGCCCGGCGCGACTGGGAGACGCAGGACTTCGAACAGGTCGTGCACGACGCCGTCAAGCAGTACGCGCGGACGCCCTTCCAGGAGGACGTCTGGAAGCAGCTGGCATCGGGCATCCGATTCGTCTCGGGCGACTTCGACGACGACGACGCATTCGCTCGCCTGACGGAGACGCTCGCGGAACTGGATCGGGAACGCGGAACGATGGGCAATCACGCGTTTTACCTGTCGATCCCGCCCAAGTCGTTCCCGCTGGTCACCGAGCAGTTGCGGCGCAGCGGGCTCGCCGAGGCGCAGGCCGGCGAGTGGCGGCGCGTCGTGATCGAGAAGCCCTTCGGCAGCGACCTCACGTCCGCGCGCGAGCTCAACGATGTCGTCGAATCCGTATTCCCGCCCGACTCCGTGTTCCGCATCGATCACTACCTGGGCAAGGAGACGGTCCAGAACATCCTCGCCCTGCGGTTCGCGAACATGATGTACGAGCCGATCTGGAATGCGAACTACGTCGATCACGTGCAGATCACCATGGCCGAAGACATCGGTGTCGGCGGGCGCGCGGGCTACTACGACGGGATCGGAGCCGCGCGCGACGTCATCCAGAACCACCTCCTGCAGCTGCTCGCTCTCACGGCGATGGAAGAGCCCGTGTCGTTCGACGCGGCCGACCTGCGCGCCGAGAAGGAGAAGGTGCTCTCGGCGGTGCGCCTGCCGAAAGACCTCGCCACGGGTACGGCGCGCGGGCAGTACGCGAGCGGCTGGCAGGGCGGCGAGTGGGTTGCGGGGTTCCTCGAAGAGGACGGGATGAACCCCGCCTCGGTGACCGAGACCTACGCCGCCATGCGCCTCGACATCAATACCCGTCGCTGGGCCGGGGTGCCGTTCTACCTGCGCGCCGGCAAGCGCCTCGGCCGCCGCGTGACCGAGATCGCGGTCGTGTTCAAGCGCGCTCCGCAATACCTCTTCGCCGAGGCGCAGACCTCCGCCCTGGGTCAGAACGCTCTCGTGATCCGGGTTCAGCCCGACGAGGGTGTCACCATCCGGTTCGGCTCGAAGGTGCCCGGCGCCGGTATGCAGGTGCGCGACGTGACGATGGACTTCGGCTACGGCCACGCCTTCACCGAAGCGAGCCCCGAGGCGTACGAGCGGCTCATCCTCGACGTGCTGCTCGGTGACCCGCCGCTGTTCCCGCGGCACGAGGAGGTCGAGCTCAGCTGGAAGATCCTCGACCCCATCGAGGAGTTCTGGGCCACGCAGGGTGCGCCCGAGCAGTACGCGCCCGGAACCTGGGGTCCGCAGTCCGCGGACGATCTGCTCGCGCGCGACGGACGAGTGTGGAGGCGCCCGTGA
- a CDS encoding glucose-6-phosphate dehydrogenase assembly protein OpcA translates to MIIDLPDTTASQVSKTLVRIRDEAGAVALGRVLTLIITSEIGEEEDVIAAANEASREHPMRIIVVSTDSAGATARLDAEIRVGGDAGASEVIVLRAHGETATDLRGLVTGLLLPDAPVVSWWPGECPDAVCDTPLGRLAQRRITDSAATSDPRSTLARIASGYRPGDTDFAWTRLTLWRAQLAAALDQPPYEPITRVQVAGAPDSPSTALLAAWLGLRLQVPVEIDVADGNPSSGIHRVVLHRASGEISLERTRTGIVELHQPGQPMHELSLPRRGLRECLAEELRRLDPDDEFGAVLESGFGSSTAA, encoded by the coding sequence GTGATCATCGACCTGCCCGACACCACGGCGAGCCAGGTGTCGAAGACCCTCGTCCGCATCCGCGACGAAGCGGGAGCCGTGGCACTCGGCCGCGTGCTGACCCTCATCATCACGAGCGAGATCGGCGAGGAGGAGGACGTCATCGCGGCGGCCAATGAGGCCTCGCGCGAGCATCCCATGCGCATCATCGTCGTCTCGACCGACAGCGCCGGCGCGACCGCGCGTCTCGACGCCGAGATCCGGGTGGGCGGAGACGCGGGAGCGAGCGAAGTCATCGTGCTGCGGGCGCACGGCGAGACCGCCACCGACCTCCGAGGCCTCGTCACGGGCCTGCTGCTGCCCGACGCCCCTGTTGTGTCGTGGTGGCCCGGAGAGTGCCCTGACGCGGTCTGCGACACGCCGCTCGGGCGTCTCGCTCAGCGCCGCATCACCGACTCTGCGGCCACGTCCGACCCTCGGTCGACCCTCGCCCGCATCGCCTCGGGCTATCGGCCCGGCGACACCGACTTCGCCTGGACGCGCCTCACCCTGTGGCGCGCCCAATTGGCCGCCGCGCTCGACCAACCGCCCTACGAGCCCATCACGCGGGTGCAGGTCGCCGGAGCCCCTGATAGCCCCTCGACGGCCCTGCTCGCGGCCTGGCTCGGCCTGCGGCTGCAGGTGCCGGTCGAGATCGATGTGGCCGACGGCAACCCGTCGTCGGGCATCCACCGCGTCGTGCTGCACCGCGCCAGTGGCGAGATCAGTCTCGAGCGCACGCGCACTGGCATCGTCGAGCTGCACCAGCCCGGACAGCCGATGCACGAACTCTCGTTGCCACGCCGCGGCCTGCGCGAGTGCCTCGCCGAAGAACTGCGTAGGCTCGACCCTGACGACGAGTTCGGCGCCGTACTCGAGAGCGGGTTCGGCAGCTCGACCGCCGCCTAA
- the pgl gene encoding 6-phosphogluconolactonase: MTTERRVLVHADRAALAGSVAARFLTKMIDLLDEQDEAHIVLTGGSVGIEVLAAIAALPARDQIDWSRVHAWWGDERWVPTGHADRNEHQARDALLDRIAMPASNIHPFPASDEGLDLEAAAQRYREELLAAGGGDFPTFAITFLGVGPDGHIASLFPERDGPRVAEPGVIAVHDSPKPPPGRLTLTLPLINQSERIWLVLAGADKAAALGLALAGAAVADVPVGGVLGTKRTVFFIDDEASSEVPESLIAPTSYWTGAMDQAEWTVGED; encoded by the coding sequence GTGACCACCGAACGCCGCGTGCTCGTGCACGCCGACCGTGCCGCGCTCGCGGGCTCGGTCGCCGCCCGATTCCTCACCAAGATGATCGACCTGCTCGACGAGCAGGACGAAGCGCACATCGTGCTCACGGGCGGCAGCGTCGGCATCGAGGTGCTCGCCGCGATCGCCGCGCTCCCCGCCCGCGATCAGATCGACTGGAGCCGCGTGCATGCCTGGTGGGGCGACGAGCGCTGGGTGCCCACCGGTCACGCCGACCGCAATGAGCATCAGGCTCGGGATGCGCTGCTCGACCGCATCGCCATGCCCGCGTCGAACATCCACCCCTTCCCCGCCTCGGACGAGGGCCTCGACCTCGAGGCGGCCGCGCAGCGCTACCGGGAAGAGTTGCTCGCGGCGGGCGGCGGCGACTTCCCGACCTTCGCGATCACGTTCCTCGGCGTCGGCCCCGACGGGCACATCGCCTCGCTCTTTCCGGAGCGCGACGGCCCCCGGGTCGCCGAGCCCGGCGTCATCGCCGTGCACGACTCCCCCAAACCGCCGCCCGGGCGGTTGACCCTGACGCTGCCCCTCATCAACCAGTCAGAGCGGATCTGGCTCGTGCTCGCCGGCGCTGACAAGGCCGCTGCCCTGGGCCTTGCACTCGCGGGCGCGGCAGTCGCCGATGTGCCCGTGGGCGGCGTGCTCGGCACGAAGCGCACGGTGTTCTTCATCGATGACGAGGCGTCGTCGGAAGTGCCGGAGTCGCTCATCGCCCCGACGAGCTACTGGACGGGCGCGATGGACCAGGCCGAGTGGACGGTCGGCGAGGACTAG
- a CDS encoding RNA polymerase-binding protein RbpA — protein sequence MVSGGSAIRGSRVGSGPMGEQDRGIHAERISISYWDAMGNETVRHFAANLPEEEIPDVIDSPSTGLPAGRDKNNPPQVAKNEPYKTHLAYVKERRTDEEAAQILDEALLKLRQRRGTV from the coding sequence ATGGTCTCAGGCGGCAGCGCCATCCGCGGGTCGCGCGTGGGCTCCGGCCCCATGGGCGAGCAGGACCGCGGCATCCACGCCGAGCGCATCTCGATCTCCTACTGGGACGCCATGGGCAACGAGACCGTGCGGCACTTCGCGGCCAACCTCCCCGAAGAGGAGATCCCCGACGTCATCGACTCGCCGTCGACGGGACTGCCCGCGGGGCGGGACAAGAACAACCCGCCGCAGGTCGCCAAGAACGAGCCGTACAAGACGCACCTGGCCTACGTGAAAGAGCGCCGCACCGACGAAGAGGCCGCGCAGATTCTCGACGAGGCCCTGCTCAAGCTGCGTCAGCGCCGCGGCACGGTCTGA
- the secG gene encoding preprotein translocase subunit SecG, protein MEILQVVLQVILGITSLLLTLMILLHRGRGGGLSDMFGGGVTSNLGASGVAERNLNRITIILALVWVSSIIVLGLITRFDAV, encoded by the coding sequence GTGGAAATCCTTCAGGTCGTGCTCCAGGTCATCCTGGGGATCACGAGCCTTCTGCTCACTCTGATGATCCTGCTGCACCGCGGCCGCGGTGGCGGCCTCTCCGACATGTTCGGCGGCGGCGTCACCTCGAACCTCGGCGCCTCGGGCGTCGCAGAGCGCAACCTCAACCGCATCACGATCATCCTCGCCCTCGTCTGGGTGAGCTCGATCATCGTGCTCGGTCTCATCACGCGCTTCGACGCGGTCTAA
- the tpiA gene encoding triose-phosphate isomerase has protein sequence MAVARTPLIAGNWKMNLDHLQSIAFVQKLAWSLRDAKHDYGQVEVAVFPPFTDLRSVQTLVTADKLELRYGGQDLSVHDSGAYTGETSGAFLAALDCRYVIIGHSERRQYHAETDQVVADKTVAALRHGLVPVICVGETADDLEQHGPSAVPVAQLRVVLEALASDADIVVAYEPVWAIGSGQAATPEQAQQVCSALRQSLDEALGDEAAQRTRILYGGSVKAANIAGFMAHKDVDGALVGGASLDVDEFSSIARFPKHVGTV, from the coding sequence ATGGCAGTAGCACGCACCCCGCTCATCGCGGGCAACTGGAAGATGAACCTCGACCACCTGCAGTCGATCGCTTTCGTGCAGAAGCTCGCGTGGAGCCTGCGCGACGCCAAGCACGACTACGGCCAGGTCGAGGTCGCCGTGTTCCCACCGTTCACCGACCTGCGCAGCGTGCAGACGCTCGTGACGGCCGACAAGCTCGAGCTGCGCTACGGCGGGCAAGACCTGTCGGTGCACGACAGCGGCGCCTACACGGGCGAGACCTCGGGCGCCTTCCTCGCCGCTCTCGACTGCCGGTACGTCATCATCGGGCACAGTGAGCGCCGGCAGTACCACGCCGAGACCGACCAGGTGGTGGCCGACAAGACGGTCGCCGCCCTGCGGCACGGCCTCGTGCCCGTGATCTGCGTGGGGGAGACGGCTGACGACCTCGAGCAGCACGGCCCCTCGGCAGTGCCGGTGGCGCAGCTGCGGGTCGTGCTCGAGGCGCTCGCCTCCGACGCCGACATCGTGGTGGCGTACGAGCCGGTCTGGGCCATCGGCTCGGGTCAGGCAGCGACGCCCGAGCAGGCCCAGCAGGTGTGCTCAGCGCTGCGGCAGTCGCTCGACGAGGCTCTCGGCGACGAGGCCGCGCAGCGCACGCGCATCCTTTACGGCGGATCGGTCAAGGCCGCCAACATCGCGGGCTTCATGGCCCACAAGGATGTCGACGGCGCTCTGGTGGGCGGCGCGAGCCTCGATGTTGACGAGTTCTCCAGCATCGCCCGGTTCCCGAAGCACGTCGGCACCGTCTGA